Proteins found in one Rhodobacter capsulatus SB 1003 genomic segment:
- a CDS encoding VOC family protein: MQLHRGRLIDHIQLVVRDLPTSESFYTAVMSVLGIPVLSTENGYFIADELVVSSADSPAASGALTGRHHLAFQAQDRETVDAFYRAALAHGGRDNGAPGLRAYHPGYYAAFVLDPDGNNIEAVYQGAAQRSAPSVTIAF; encoded by the coding sequence ATGCAACTGCACCGTGGCCGCCTGATCGATCATATTCAGCTTGTGGTGCGCGACCTGCCCACAAGCGAGAGCTTTTACACGGCGGTGATGTCCGTCCTGGGGATCCCGGTTCTGAGCACGGAGAACGGCTATTTCATCGCCGACGAGCTTGTCGTGTCTTCGGCCGACAGCCCGGCCGCTTCGGGCGCGTTGACGGGGCGGCACCATCTGGCCTTTCAGGCGCAGGATCGCGAAACCGTTGACGCGTTCTACCGCGCCGCCCTGGCGCATGGCGGGCGCGACAATGGCGCCCCCGGCCTCCGGGCCTATCATCCGGGATATTATGCCGCCTTCGTGCTGGACCCGGATGGCAACAACATCGAGGCGGTCTATCAGGGCGCGGCGCAGCGCAGCGCCCCCTCGGTCACCATCGCCTTCTAG
- the tnpA gene encoding IS66-like element accessory protein TnpA → MTGPTGRRRWPEHVKAAMVLETFRDGVTVADVARRHGVSAPQLHAWRRAAREGLLPMPEDDALGLVPIVVSGGAVPGDRPETSLQLEIVGVRILVPTGFDAAHLGRVVAALRETSS, encoded by the coding sequence GTGACGGGGCCGACCGGTCGCCGTCGCTGGCCCGAACATGTGAAGGCGGCAATGGTGCTCGAGACCTTTCGGGACGGGGTGACGGTGGCCGACGTGGCGCGGCGTCATGGGGTTTCGGCGCCGCAATTGCATGCCTGGCGTCGGGCTGCGCGCGAGGGGCTTTTGCCGATGCCGGAGGATGATGCCCTCGGGCTTGTGCCGATCGTGGTGAGCGGGGGCGCCGTACCGGGTGATCGGCCCGAGACCAGCTTGCAGCTGGAGATTGTCGGGGTGCGGATCCTTGTGCCGACCGGCTTCGACGCGGCGCATCTTGGCCGGGTGGTTGCGGCGCTGCGGGAGACATCGTCGTGA
- the rocF gene encoding arginase, whose protein sequence is MTRSSIILGAPIQSGTHQPGCVMGPASLRTAGLIASLTALGWRIEDQGDLSIGPQAAVAHANPAVHHLAETRAWIALLAARAEAAAAQSDLPVFLGGDHSMSAGTMAGVAAHAARLGRPLFVLWLDAHPDLHSLDTTESGNLHGTPVAYACGLGDFAAYPPLAHAIDPSRLCMMGIRSVDPAEHRRILEHGIEVHDMRAIDETGVVAPLRAFIDRVKAANGLLHVSFDVDFLDPGIAPAVGTTVPGGATFREAHLIMEYLCDAGVVTSLDLVELNPFLDERGRTASLICDLAASLFGRRVLDRQTRSFA, encoded by the coding sequence ATGACGCGAAGCAGTATCATTCTCGGGGCGCCGATCCAGAGCGGCACCCACCAGCCGGGTTGCGTGATGGGACCGGCCAGCCTGCGCACGGCGGGGTTGATCGCCAGCCTGACGGCGCTGGGATGGCGGATCGAGGATCAGGGCGATCTGTCGATCGGTCCGCAGGCGGCGGTGGCCCATGCCAATCCCGCGGTGCATCATCTGGCCGAGACCCGCGCCTGGATCGCGCTTCTGGCCGCGCGCGCCGAGGCGGCCGCGGCGCAAAGCGATCTGCCGGTGTTTCTGGGCGGCGATCATTCCATGTCGGCGGGCACGATGGCGGGGGTTGCCGCCCATGCCGCGCGGCTGGGCCGTCCGCTCTTCGTGCTCTGGCTTGACGCGCATCCCGATCTGCATTCGCTTGATACCACCGAAAGCGGCAATCTGCATGGCACGCCCGTCGCCTATGCCTGCGGCCTTGGCGATTTCGCCGCCTATCCGCCGCTGGCCCATGCGATCGACCCGTCGCGGCTGTGCATGATGGGCATTCGTTCGGTCGATCCGGCCGAGCATCGCCGCATTCTCGAGCACGGGATCGAGGTGCATGACATGCGCGCCATCGACGAGACCGGCGTCGTCGCGCCGCTGCGGGCCTTCATCGACCGGGTCAAGGCGGCGAACGGGCTGCTGCATGTCAGCTTCGATGTCGATTTCCTTGACCCGGGCATCGCCCCCGCGGTGGGCACCACCGTGCCGGGCGGCGCCACCTTCCGCGAGGCGCATCTGATCATGGAATATCTGTGCGATGCCGGGGTTGTCACCTCGCTCGATCTGGTCGAGCTGAACCCGTTTCTGGACGAGCGCGGCCGCACCGCTTCGCTGATCTGCGACCTGGCCGCCAGCCTGTTCGGCCGCCGCGTGCTGGACCGTCAGACCCGGAGCTTCGCATGA
- a CDS encoding multicopper oxidase family protein: MTQLSRRGFLAASAAFAALPLVPARARAAADSFSLTATTRVIEVNGRAATVMGLLDAQGRSGLRLDPGQRFRTDLTNALDIETIVHWHGQIPPNAQDGVPNTNPMLKPGQTRSFDFEARPGTFWMHSHIPDQEIGLLAAPLIVRRPEELAEDRQEVVMLLHDFAFATPQEVLETVSGGTAMDHGAMDHSATPMQGMDGMADMMSLPGMAEMHAAMEGGLSMDLNDYEFDAYLANDRTLADPEVVRVENGGRLRLRVIDGASMTAFWIDTGAAAARLVAVDGNPVVPLPGRRFAISPGQRLDIEIDLVEDGTAVPILALREGTRERTGLILAPKGAAVPKLADVSDEPHPAVSGDMAQEMALRAVTPLAPRPATAQPMVMLTGSMLPYQWTIDGRSWDNRRPIGAKSGERVEMMFHNMSMMAHPMHLHGHVFQVIAVNGTRIAGALRDTVSVPPMGSVTVALDAGEAAPWMLHCHHMGHLATGMMTEFVVSA; this comes from the coding sequence ATGACTCAGCTTTCCCGCCGCGGCTTTCTGGCCGCTTCTGCGGCCTTTGCCGCGCTCCCCCTTGTGCCTGCCCGCGCCCGGGCGGCGGCCGACAGCTTTTCGCTCACCGCCACGACGCGGGTGATCGAGGTGAATGGCCGCGCCGCCACGGTGATGGGCCTTTTGGATGCGCAGGGCCGGTCCGGCCTGCGCCTTGATCCGGGCCAGCGCTTCCGCACCGATCTGACGAATGCCCTCGACATCGAGACCATCGTGCATTGGCACGGCCAGATCCCGCCCAATGCCCAGGATGGCGTGCCGAACACCAACCCGATGCTGAAACCGGGCCAGACCCGCAGCTTCGATTTCGAGGCCCGCCCGGGCACGTTCTGGATGCACAGCCACATCCCCGATCAGGAAATCGGTCTTCTGGCCGCGCCCCTGATCGTGCGCCGCCCCGAAGAGCTGGCCGAGGACCGGCAGGAGGTGGTGATGCTCTTGCATGATTTCGCCTTTGCGACCCCGCAGGAAGTGCTCGAGACGGTCAGTGGCGGCACGGCGATGGATCACGGCGCCATGGACCATTCCGCCACGCCCATGCAGGGCATGGACGGCATGGCGGACATGATGTCGCTTCCCGGCATGGCCGAGATGCACGCCGCGATGGAGGGCGGCCTCTCGATGGATCTGAACGATTACGAATTCGACGCCTATCTGGCGAACGACCGGACGCTCGCCGATCCCGAGGTGGTGAGGGTCGAAAACGGCGGCCGGTTGCGGCTGCGGGTGATCGACGGGGCGTCGATGACGGCCTTCTGGATCGACACCGGCGCGGCTGCGGCACGGCTTGTCGCGGTCGATGGCAACCCGGTGGTGCCGCTGCCCGGCAGGCGGTTTGCGATCTCGCCCGGCCAGCGGCTCGACATCGAGATCGACTTGGTCGAAGACGGCACTGCCGTGCCGATCCTTGCGCTGCGTGAAGGCACGCGCGAGCGTACCGGGCTGATCCTGGCGCCGAAAGGGGCCGCGGTGCCGAAACTCGCGGATGTCTCTGACGAGCCGCATCCGGCAGTCTCGGGGGACATGGCGCAGGAGATGGCGCTGCGCGCCGTCACGCCGCTCGCCCCCCGGCCTGCCACGGCGCAGCCGATGGTGATGCTGACGGGGTCGATGCTGCCCTATCAATGGACGATCGACGGGCGCAGCTGGGATAACCGCCGTCCGATCGGGGCGAAATCGGGCGAGCGGGTCGAGATGATGTTTCACAACATGTCGATGATGGCGCATCCGATGCATCTGCACGGCCATGTCTTTCAGGTGATCGCGGTGAACGGCACCCGCATCGCGGGGGCGCTGCGCGACACCGTTTCGGTGCCGCCGATGGGCAGCGTGACGGTGGCGCTGGATGCGGGGGAAGCCGCGCCCTGGATGCTGCATTGTCACCACATGGGCCATCTTGCGACCGGCATGATGACCGAATTCGTCGTCAGCGCCTGA
- a CDS encoding IS110 family RNA-guided transposase, with the protein MAKVEHTSDARVLVGIDISKHRHEVLIAVPGKTRRRRMTVLNTAEDYRRLIAALLDYGLPVTIGFEATGNYHRALMFALGAAGFDLKLVSSVALARTREALHNSWDKNDPKDAQVILRMLEIGAVQVFHDPLVVGTCDIQELSKTYEMVARSKTELWHRILTHYLPLYFPEADRFHRSSRGDWFLALLEAFPSPYMITAMDKDAFIEAAWPVIGRRVAKAALLADIYETSKTSVGLPVAPDSDAIRMFRLVLAQGRSLVQQRNAIEDRATELLADHPDYQLLRTIPGIGPVNALAVLAEAGDLRRFRHHRQFLKFCGMDLATVQSGVFRGRSKISKYGNARLRRTLWLASQAAVLKPANSFRDKFERYIAQDRHNPDLRRKAYTAIAAKMARTIHAVIKSGEPYRPFFEGASPGGRTPLCRAVEAAS; encoded by the coding sequence ATGGCCAAGGTTGAGCATACTTCGGATGCCCGTGTTCTGGTAGGCATCGACATTTCCAAACACCGGCACGAGGTGCTGATTGCCGTCCCGGGCAAGACGCGGCGCCGCCGGATGACGGTGCTGAACACCGCCGAGGATTATCGCCGTCTGATCGCTGCTTTGCTTGATTATGGCCTACCGGTCACCATCGGCTTCGAGGCGACGGGCAACTACCACCGGGCGCTGATGTTCGCCCTCGGGGCCGCGGGATTCGATCTGAAGCTCGTCTCTTCCGTCGCTCTCGCCCGCACGCGAGAAGCGTTGCACAACAGCTGGGACAAGAACGATCCCAAGGATGCGCAGGTCATCCTGCGGATGCTGGAGATCGGGGCAGTTCAAGTCTTTCACGACCCGCTGGTCGTCGGCACTTGCGACATCCAGGAACTGTCAAAGACCTACGAGATGGTCGCGCGGTCGAAGACAGAACTGTGGCATCGTATCCTGACCCATTACCTGCCCCTGTATTTTCCCGAGGCGGACCGGTTCCATCGCAGTTCTCGTGGAGACTGGTTCTTGGCGTTACTTGAGGCCTTTCCATCTCCTTACATGATCACCGCCATGGACAAGGACGCCTTCATAGAGGCTGCCTGGCCGGTGATTGGTCGCCGCGTCGCCAAGGCGGCGCTATTGGCGGATATCTACGAGACATCAAAGACTTCCGTGGGTTTGCCCGTCGCGCCAGACTCCGATGCAATCCGGATGTTCCGTCTCGTTTTGGCGCAGGGACGCAGCCTTGTTCAGCAGCGCAACGCCATTGAGGACCGTGCGACAGAGCTGCTGGCCGACCATCCAGATTATCAACTGCTGCGCACGATACCCGGGATCGGGCCTGTCAATGCGCTGGCCGTTCTGGCCGAAGCCGGTGATCTGCGCCGCTTTCGCCATCACCGCCAGTTTCTGAAGTTCTGCGGCATGGACCTGGCGACGGTGCAATCCGGTGTGTTCCGCGGACGAAGCAAGATCTCGAAGTATGGCAACGCCCGCCTGCGTCGCACACTCTGGCTGGCCAGTCAGGCCGCCGTGCTAAAGCCCGCCAACAGCTTCCGCGACAAGTTCGAGCGATACATCGCGCAGGACCGGCACAACCCGGATCTTCGGCGCAAGGCCTATACTGCCATCGCCGCCAAGATGGCGCGCACCATTCACGCCGTGATCAAGTCCGGCGAACCCTATCGCCCCTTCTTCGAGGGGGCGAGCCCAGGCGGAAGGACCCCTCTCTGTAGAGCCGTGGAGGCAGCTTCCTGA
- a CDS encoding Lrp/AsnC family transcriptional regulator, whose product MTDLSATDRRIIAALRRNARMSITELAHAAQVSRTTAKLRLDTLLAEGRIRRFTIETDVDVEGEVRAITLVELQGKLSRQVIRTLTGLPEVSTVHATNGAWDLVVEIRTGSLVDFDRVLRAIREIPGVINSQSCLLLAHVAA is encoded by the coding sequence ATGACCGACCTCAGCGCCACCGACCGGCGGATCATCGCCGCGCTGCGCCGGAATGCGCGGATGAGCATCACCGAACTGGCCCATGCCGCGCAGGTCTCGCGCACCACGGCCAAGCTGCGGCTCGATACCCTGCTGGCCGAGGGCCGGATCCGGCGCTTCACCATCGAGACCGATGTGGATGTCGAGGGCGAAGTGCGCGCGATCACACTGGTGGAATTGCAGGGCAAGCTCTCGCGGCAGGTGATCCGGACCCTGACCGGCCTGCCCGAGGTCAGCACCGTGCATGCCACCAACGGCGCCTGGGATCTGGTGGTGGAAATCCGCACCGGCTCGCTGGTCGATTTCGACCGGGTGCTGCGCGCGATCCGCGAAATTCCGGGGGTGATCAACAGCCAAAGCTGCCTGCTGCTCGCCCATGTGGCGGCCTGA
- a CDS encoding ABC transporter ATP-binding protein yields the protein MVDLSGVFWGPKGQPDLLSDISFAVPEGQSLAICGAKGAGKTALLRLICRQIAPNRGTVRLLGRDLWLMSAPEAARVLAAVLQEQPGEFGLTVRQIVALGRLPHRRGWGAGLATPDGADATLVQAALDRLELTALASRPFATLSGGERQRVMIARALAQEPRVIVLDEPTPPLDIRSRLDLLALLKGLGLTVITALHDLTLAADFADRVLVLHEGRLLADGPPDTALTETVLARAFRVQARIDRSGARPCFACHL from the coding sequence ATGGTCGATCTCTCCGGGGTGTTCTGGGGGCCAAAGGGGCAGCCGGACCTTCTGTCGGATATTTCCTTTGCCGTGCCCGAGGGGCAGAGTCTCGCGATCTGCGGCGCGAAGGGGGCGGGGAAAACCGCGCTGTTGCGGCTGATCTGCCGCCAGATCGCGCCCAATCGCGGCACGGTGCGGCTGCTGGGGCGCGATCTGTGGCTGATGAGCGCGCCCGAGGCCGCCCGCGTGCTGGCCGCGGTGCTGCAGGAACAGCCGGGCGAATTCGGCCTGACGGTCCGGCAGATCGTCGCGCTGGGGCGGTTGCCGCATCGGCGCGGCTGGGGCGCGGGGCTGGCCACGCCCGACGGCGCCGATGCGACGCTTGTTCAGGCGGCGCTCGACCGGCTTGAGCTGACGGCGCTGGCGAGCCGCCCCTTTGCCACGCTGTCGGGGGGCGAACGGCAGCGCGTGATGATCGCGCGCGCGCTGGCGCAGGAACCCCGGGTGATCGTGCTTGACGAGCCGACGCCCCCTCTCGACATCCGTTCCCGGCTGGACCTGCTGGCCCTGCTCAAGGGGCTCGGGCTGACGGTGATCACGGCGCTGCACGACCTGACGCTTGCCGCCGATTTTGCCGACCGGGTGCTGGTGCTGCACGAGGGGCGGCTTCTGGCCGATGGCCCGCCCGACACCGCCCTGACCGAGACGGTTCTGGCCCGCGCCTTCCGGGTGCAGGCCCGGATCGACCGCAGCGGCGCCCGCCCCTGCTTTGCCTGCCATCTGTGA
- a CDS encoding DUF411 domain-containing protein, translating into MTKHDLSRRTVLALVAGCLASAPLRAAAPVAITVVKDPDCGCCEAWIDILRADGFAVTTQVIDYDALQALKGQSGIPEPMRSCHTARVEGYVIEGHVPPADIRRLLAERPAALGLAVPGMPLGAPGMGPEDQREAYDVHLITADGQTRIFAHYDAA; encoded by the coding sequence ATGACCAAGCATGACCTGTCCCGCCGCACCGTTCTGGCCCTTGTCGCCGGGTGCCTTGCCAGCGCACCGCTGCGCGCCGCCGCGCCAGTGGCGATCACTGTCGTCAAGGACCCCGATTGCGGCTGCTGCGAGGCCTGGATCGATATTCTGCGCGCCGACGGCTTTGCCGTGACGACACAGGTGATCGACTATGACGCGCTGCAGGCGCTCAAGGGGCAAAGCGGCATCCCCGAGCCGATGCGCTCGTGTCACACCGCCCGGGTCGAGGGCTATGTGATCGAGGGCCACGTTCCCCCCGCCGACATCCGTCGCCTGCTGGCCGAGCGCCCCGCGGCGCTGGGGCTGGCGGTGCCGGGCATGCCGCTTGGCGCCCCCGGCATGGGCCCCGAGGATCAACGCGAGGCCTATGACGTGCATCTGATCACGGCGGACGGGCAAACCCGGATCTTTGCCCACTACGACGCGGCCTGA
- a CDS encoding ornithine cyclodeaminase, with translation MLRPQPSQRAFVPFVSVENMMRLVHAIGVERFIADLAGHIEADFRRWPEFDKTPRVASHSRDGVIELMPTADAESYGFKYVNGHPGNMRAGYQTVTAFGVLSSVSTGYPLLLTEMTLLTALRTAATSALVGRYLAPEGAQVMALIGNGAQCEFQALAFRALCGINRLRLYDIDPRATEKALRNLRAQGFEVTACASTQTAVEGAQILTTCTADKQFATILTDNMVGAGVHLNAIGGDCPGKTELHPDILKRADIFVEYPPQTRIEGEIQQLDPDHPVIELWQVMRGEVPGRRDARQITLFDSVGFAIEDFSALRFVHERIRGTDFFAPLDMLADPDDPRDLFGMLDRAR, from the coding sequence ATGCTGCGCCCACAACCCTCGCAGCGGGCCTTCGTGCCCTTCGTCTCGGTCGAGAACATGATGCGTCTTGTGCATGCGATCGGCGTCGAACGGTTCATCGCCGATCTGGCGGGCCATATCGAGGCCGATTTCCGCCGCTGGCCCGAATTCGACAAGACCCCCCGCGTGGCTAGCCATTCGCGCGATGGCGTGATCGAACTGATGCCGACCGCCGATGCGGAAAGCTACGGGTTCAAATATGTGAACGGCCATCCGGGCAACATGCGCGCGGGCTATCAGACGGTCACCGCCTTTGGCGTGCTTTCTTCGGTCAGCACGGGTTATCCGCTGCTTTTGACCGAAATGACGCTGCTGACGGCGCTGCGCACTGCTGCCACCTCGGCGCTGGTGGGGCGGTATCTTGCGCCCGAGGGGGCGCAGGTGATGGCGCTGATCGGCAACGGCGCGCAATGCGAGTTTCAGGCGTTGGCGTTCCGGGCGCTGTGCGGCATCAACCGACTGCGGCTCTACGACATCGACCCGCGGGCAACCGAAAAGGCCCTGCGCAACCTGCGCGCGCAGGGGTTCGAGGTGACCGCCTGCGCCTCGACCCAGACGGCCGTCGAAGGCGCGCAGATCCTCACCACCTGCACCGCCGACAAGCAATTCGCGACGATCCTGACCGACAACATGGTGGGGGCCGGGGTGCATCTCAACGCGATCGGCGGCGATTGTCCGGGCAAGACGGAACTGCATCCCGACATCCTGAAGCGCGCGGATATCTTTGTCGAATATCCGCCGCAAACCCGGATCGAGGGCGAGATCCAGCAGCTGGACCCCGACCATCCGGTGATCGAGCTGTGGCAGGTGATGCGCGGAGAGGTGCCGGGGCGGCGCGATGCGCGCCAGATCACGCTCTTCGATTCCGTCGGCTTCGCGATCGAGGATTTCTCGGCGCTGCGTTTCGTGCATGAGCGCATCCGGGGCACGGATTTCTTCGCGCCGCTCGACATGCTGGCCGACCCCGATGACCCGCGCGACCTGTTCGGCATGCTCGACCGGGCGCGCTGA
- a CDS encoding NACHT domain-containing protein, with amino-acid sequence MPDFVCDTQNSTEFEASVRQVTRQLYRHSDSTGSIKLDGRERDEIIDTGTELIVVEATQSRKLSKTEYDLSKSIDLVKKLRGSNNFSEYNFRIMLVTAEDPTADQAAHVKSAKAGCPKEIISFTTLFSRLFDARHYIRIRGDHSFGSVRNPANESDHRVPPSEYIPTALSRENTGESIRASDLAARIESGGQYVIYGDYGSGKSMTLRDIYFRVRDRFASGDIIRCPIYLNLREHIAQTQPDEALYRHAEKVGFPEPHSLISAWRAGFVTLFLDGFDELTPPQFASSALTLRQARRFAVELVRRFIEQTPSEAPIIIAGRESYFDGREEAKSALGYNSASQVFDLAGFTDSDIEKFLKAKGTMLPGWLPTRPLLLGYLANAGLLKGEDEALALSPSSGWEQMLHRVCAREVSQVWGVGFEASDLRLFIEGLATRARKSPDGRGLQDSDLRSVFRKVFGRDTDEPANLLTCRLPGLGSVPGRPGAREFIDADFADAAASGDLSRYIEAPFVMKSSLDNVSVALRELGREMVASRTDDAISRVSIALLKASDRSELATTCADLISILMDHQLSYSGAPLTIQDANFGTVTVDPELDFSKISFARCIFDTIELGRSSAAKDASNFPRFHDCLIGKIEGAASQSDVPAGILTGTSSVEQYATFTATNDAVMRSPLKDEVKVLLTILRKLFIQSGTGRQYSALRRGLPASLTKHVEPIVVVIKAEGYAQDVYIDRRTILIPNRTKNADALAIINGPNTSTSSLMAKVKAL; translated from the coding sequence ATGCCTGATTTTGTATGTGATACACAGAATTCCACTGAATTTGAGGCGTCGGTCCGACAGGTCACACGACAGCTTTATAGGCATAGCGATTCAACTGGCTCCATCAAGCTCGACGGGCGAGAACGTGATGAAATAATCGACACCGGAACCGAACTTATCGTAGTGGAGGCGACGCAGTCTAGAAAGCTATCGAAGACTGAGTACGACTTGAGCAAAAGTATCGATCTCGTCAAAAAACTCCGAGGTTCAAATAATTTTTCTGAATATAATTTCCGTATCATGCTTGTGACCGCGGAAGACCCCACCGCAGATCAAGCTGCTCATGTAAAGTCAGCGAAGGCTGGTTGCCCAAAAGAGATAATATCATTCACGACATTATTTTCAAGGTTGTTTGATGCCAGACATTACATTCGAATCCGTGGCGATCACTCGTTCGGCAGCGTTAGAAATCCAGCGAACGAGTCTGATCACAGGGTTCCACCCTCTGAGTACATTCCTACAGCGCTAAGTCGTGAAAATACTGGAGAATCCATTCGTGCATCGGACCTAGCTGCAAGAATAGAAAGTGGTGGGCAGTATGTGATTTATGGAGACTACGGTTCCGGAAAGAGCATGACGCTGCGCGATATATATTTTAGAGTTCGCGATAGATTTGCGTCTGGAGATATTATCAGATGCCCAATTTACTTGAATCTTCGGGAGCATATCGCGCAAACTCAACCTGATGAGGCACTTTACCGACATGCAGAGAAAGTCGGCTTCCCTGAACCCCACAGCTTGATATCCGCTTGGCGTGCAGGCTTCGTTACTTTGTTCCTCGATGGGTTCGACGAGTTAACGCCACCTCAGTTTGCATCTTCAGCTCTCACGCTTCGACAAGCGCGCCGCTTTGCAGTTGAACTCGTTCGGAGGTTTATAGAGCAAACCCCTTCTGAGGCTCCTATTATCATTGCCGGACGAGAAAGCTACTTTGATGGACGTGAAGAAGCCAAGAGTGCACTTGGTTACAATTCAGCCTCGCAAGTATTTGATCTCGCCGGCTTTACAGATAGTGATATTGAAAAATTTCTTAAGGCCAAAGGAACTATGTTGCCGGGTTGGCTTCCTACTCGCCCACTCTTGTTAGGCTACCTAGCGAATGCCGGATTACTAAAGGGAGAGGACGAGGCGTTAGCGCTTTCACCCAGTAGCGGCTGGGAGCAGATGCTTCATCGAGTATGCGCTCGCGAAGTTAGCCAAGTATGGGGGGTAGGCTTTGAAGCTAGTGATCTCCGTCTTTTCATTGAAGGTTTGGCGACACGTGCTCGCAAGTCTCCAGATGGACGTGGTCTGCAAGATAGCGATTTGCGAAGCGTATTCAGGAAGGTTTTTGGACGTGATACGGATGAACCCGCCAATCTTTTAACTTGTCGTTTGCCTGGGCTAGGGTCAGTTCCTGGACGTCCCGGAGCCCGCGAGTTTATTGATGCTGATTTTGCTGATGCAGCAGCGAGTGGTGATCTAAGCCGTTACATCGAAGCTCCTTTCGTTATGAAATCATCTTTGGATAATGTGTCGGTGGCTTTGCGCGAACTCGGGAGGGAGATGGTTGCGTCGCGCACAGATGATGCTATTTCCAGGGTCTCGATTGCGTTGCTTAAAGCAAGTGACCGTTCTGAGTTGGCGACGACATGCGCAGACCTAATCTCGATCTTAATGGATCACCAACTTAGCTATAGCGGGGCACCGTTAACTATCCAAGATGCGAACTTTGGAACTGTAACTGTGGATCCCGAGTTGGATTTCTCAAAGATATCCTTCGCGAGGTGTATTTTTGACACCATAGAGCTCGGTCGATCGAGTGCGGCAAAAGATGCAAGCAATTTCCCTCGGTTCCACGACTGTCTTATCGGAAAGATTGAGGGGGCGGCATCCCAGAGCGATGTTCCTGCTGGTATTTTGACCGGCACATCATCGGTTGAGCAGTACGCGACATTTACCGCTACGAATGATGCCGTGATGCGCTCGCCGCTCAAAGACGAAGTTAAAGTCTTGCTTACTATATTGCGAAAACTTTTCATACAAAGTGGAACTGGAAGACAGTACAGCGCCTTGCGTCGGGGGCTTCCTGCGAGTTTGACAAAACATGTCGAGCCGATTGTCGTTGTAATAAAAGCAGAAGGATACGCTCAGGATGTTTATATTGATCGCCGCACAATTCTTATACCAAATAGAACCAAAAACGCCGATGCGCTTGCGATCATCAATGGTCCAAACACTTCCACTTCATCTTTGATGGCAAAGGTTAAAGCTTTGTAA
- the tnpB gene encoding IS66 family insertion sequence element accessory protein TnpB, with protein sequence MANGLVMAYKRLEQHSFTWPAVKDGMMMLSHAQFEALFAGLDWRRVRALDVRAPEAVE encoded by the coding sequence ATGGCGAATGGGCTGGTGATGGCTTACAAACGGCTTGAGCAGCACAGCTTTACCTGGCCGGCGGTCAAGGACGGCATGATGATGCTGAGCCATGCCCAGTTCGAGGCGCTGTTTGCCGGGCTCGACTGGCGGCGGGTGCGGGCCCTTGATGTGCGGGCGCCCGAGGCGGTCGAATGA